The Duganella sp. BuS-21 sequence CCGCCCCTGCGTCGCCAGGGAATTCTTGGCGGTGTTGATGCCGATGCGGTACAGCCAGGTGTAGAAAGCCGAATCGCCACGAAAATGCCGCAACGCCCGGTATGCCTTGATGAAGGTTTCCTGCACCACGTCCTCCGCCTCCGCAGGGTCGTGCACGATGCGCGACAACAGGCGCATGAGCCGGCGCTGATATTTCGCCACCAGCAAATCAAAAGCCTGTTTGTCGCCATCGCGGACCCGCTCGACCAGCAACTGGTCGCACTCGCGTTCTGTCGTCACTCCTGCATTCCTCGGTGGTCTGCAGCGCTGCCACTTCGTCCAACCGTATGCGATACCGCATATGCTATAGAGTTAGCTCGCTGCAAGAAGTTCACGCTGCCGGCGTGTTTATTTGGGCGCGCGTGGCGGCACGGCATGCCAGCGCCAGAGCGCGCCACTCGTGCCGCCTTACGCTGTCCGGCAGCACCGCCAGCGTCCGTACGCCGCCCGAGGCATCGCGCAGACGCAGTAACAGCAGGCGCGGCCACAGCGTCGCGCCATCCAGCCGGCATAACGCACTGTCGTTGTGCTGGTATACCGCCAGCCGCACGCGGCCGACACCGGATATATCAAGCTGTCGCGCAATAGCGGATGGACGCCCGAACAGCCAACCCAGCACGCCCATCAGCAAGCACAAGCACGGCGCAGCGACGCCGGGACACGCGGCGGCGGACGCCAACACGCAACAGCACAGGCCGGCATGCGCGATGCGCAGGCCGCACGAGGGGCGGACAATGACGGACACCGCAATCGACATGAGGGCAGCACCAAACAACACATGCATTAAAACGGGGGATACCACGTGGAAGCGCCGGCGCGATGGCCGGGCAATTCAGGCGCCGGTGGGAGCCGGCGCCGAATTCTCGCTCACCCTGGTTGGACAGGATGAGGCGAGAATTGGTTCAAACTTTTTTAGACTTTGCCAAAGACCAAACTACCGTTGGTGCCGCCAAAGCCGAACGAGTTTTTGACTGCATACTCGATCTTCATGTCGCGGGCCACATTGGCGCAGAAGTCCAGGTCGCAGTTCGGGTCCTGGTTGAAGATGTTGATGGTCGGAGGCGACACCTGATGGTGGATCGCCAACACCGTAAACACTGCCTCCAGGCCGCCTGCGCCACCCAGCAGGTGGCCGGTCATCGACTTGGTCGAATTGACCACCAGCTTCTTGGCGTGGTCGCCGAAGGTGCGCTTGATGCCCTGCACTTCAGCCACGTCGCCCTGCGGCGTCGAGGTGCCGTGCGCATTCACGTACTGCACCTGGTCCGGGTTGATGCCGGCGTTGCGCAAGGCGGCTTGCGCCGATTTGCTGCCACCGCTGCCATCTTCCAGAGGCGAGGTCATGTGATAAGCATCGGCGCTCATGCCGAAGCCCACCACTTCCGCGTAGATCTTGGCGCCGCGCGCCTTGGCGTGTTCGTACTCTTCGAGCACCATCACGCCCGCGCCTTCGCCCAGCACGAAACCGTCGCGGTCCGTATCCCATGGACGGGATGCGGTCGCTGGATCGTCGTTGCGGGCCGACAGCGCCTTGGCCGAGGCGAAACCGCCCAGGCCCAGCGGCGACACGGTCGATTCAGCGCCACCGGCGATCATCACGTCGGCATCGCCGTACTCGATCAAACGAGCGGCGGCGCCGATGCAGTGCAGGCCGGTAGTACAAGCCGTGACGATCGACAGGTTAGGACCACGCATGCCGTACTTGATCGACAGGTTGCCCGAGATCATATTGATGATCGAGGCCGGCACGAAGAACGGCGAGATACGGCGCGGACCGCGCTTGTCGTAATCTTCCTTCTGCTCTTCGATCATCGGCAGGCCGCCGATGCCGGAACCGACGATCACGCCGATGCGGTCGGCGTTTTCTTCGGTGACAACCACGCCGGAGTCCTGCACAGCCTGGATGCCGGCCGCCATGCCGTAGTGGATAAAGGTATCCATGTGGCGCGCTTCTTTCGCGGAGATGTACTCCTCGATGTTGAAGCCTTTGACCTCGCCGGCAAAACGGGTGCTGAAAGCAGATGCGTCAAACTTGGTGATGGTGGCAATCCCGGATTTGCCCTCGGTGGCCGCTGCCCACGAGTCGGCAATATTATTGCCGATCGGAGTGACGGCGCCCAGGCCGGTAATGACAACACGACGGTTTTTAGAACCTCTCAAGCGATTCTCCTAAAGTCGATCGGGCAGATATTACGCCTTGACGTGCGCGGTAGCGTAGTCGATCGCTTGCTGCACGGTGGTGATTTTTTCTGCTTGTTCGTCCGGGATTTCCATTTCGAACTCGTCTTCCAGTGCCATCACCAGTTCAACGGTGTCCAGCGAGTCAGCACCCAGATCATCGACGAACGACGATTCGGTTTTGATGTCTGCTTCGGCGACGCCCAGTTGTTCAGCGACGATTTTCTTAACGCGTTGTTCGATATCCGACATGTTATGGCTCCATTTTGTTTGTTACGGAAAGCGCGCATTTTATCAGGTTTGCGCACTGAAAAACTAATTTCGGTGTCTGCTGCTAAATATACCGAAATTACTACTAAAAGATTTGAAACGGCTTTATTCGTGCGCCGTTCCCCATCAGTTCATATACATACCGCCATTCACGTGGAGGGTGGTACCGGTAATATAAGCGGCTTGCGGCGACGCCAGGAAGGCGACCGCTGCAGCGATATCCTCCGGCTTGCCGAGGCGCGCCAGGGGAATTTGCGTCAGCAAGGCGGCGTGCTGCTCTTCGCCCAGCGACTTGGTCATGTCGGTATCGATAAAGCCCGGCGCCACGCTGTTGACGGTGATGTTGCGGCTGCCGATCTCGCGCGCCAGCGCGCGGGTCATGCCTTCCACGCCGGCCTTGGCGGCGGCGTAGTTCATCTGGCCCGGATTGCCGGACGAGGCCACCACCGAGGTGATATTGATGATGCGGCCGGCCTTGGCCTTCATCATGCCGCGCAGCACGGCGCGCGACAGGCGGCCAACCGCGCTCAGATTGGTGGCGATGACGCTATCCCACTCCTCGTCCTTCATGCGCATGGCCAGGTTATCCTGGGTGATGCCGGCATTGTTGACCAGGATGGCGACCGCGCCGTAAGTCTTGGTGATCTCGTCGATGACGGCGGCGCAGGCTTCGGCGTTGGTGACGTTCAGCACCATGCCCTTGCCGGCTTCGGCGCCGATCTCGGCCAGGTAGGCGGAGATCGCTTCGGCGCCCGCTTCAGTGGTGGCGGTGCCGACCACGCGCGCACCCTGGCGCGCCAACTCTTGCGCGATGGCCTTGCCGATGCCGCGCGATGCGCCCGTAACCAGGGCGACTTGATTTGCTAAAGTCATGATTGTCCTTCTACAGTAAATACGGAGTGTGCCTGCATGCGCAAACGCTTATTTGAGCTCGCTCAATACGCGTTCCAGCGTGGCCTGATCGTAAACCGCGTCGCCCACCAGATTGGCGTCGATGCGCTTGGTCAGACCCATCAGCACTTTGCCCGGGCCGCACTCGACCAGCCTGGTGATGCCTTCGGCGCCGATCTTCTGCACCGTTTCCACCCAGCGCACCGGCGCGGCGGCCTGGCGCACCAGCGCATCCTTGATGGCGGCCGGATCGTTCAGCACAGCGACGTCGACGTTGTTGATCAGCTGGATCTGCGGCGCCGAGAAGGTGATGTTTTCCAGGTAGTCGCGCAGGCGGTCCGAGGCCGGCTTCAGCAGCGACGAGTGGAACGGCGCCGAGACCGGCAGGCGCATGGCGCGCTTGGCGCCCTTGGCCTTGGCGATTTCGCAGGCGCGCTCGACAGCGGCGGTTTCGCCGGCGATCACCACTTGCGCCGGGGCGTTGAAGTTGACGGCTTCGACCACGCCACCAGCGGCGGCGGCTTCGGCGCAGGCGGCGCGCACGTCGTCGTCCGACAGGCCCAGCACCACGGCCATGGTGCCCTGCCCGACCGGCACGGCTTCCTGCATGGCTTGCGCGCGGAAGCGCACCAGCGGCACGGCGTCCTTGAAGGCAATCACGCCGGCGGCCACCAGGGCCGAATATTCGCCCAGGCTGTGGCCGGCGACGACGGCAGGCACGGCGCCACCGGCGGCGATCCACGCACGGTAGGCGGCCACGCCGGCGGTCAGCATCACCGGCTGGGTGTTGGTGGTCAGGTCCAGCGCTTCTTTCGGGCCTTCGGCCATCAGCTTGCCGAGGTCGAATTGCAGCGCGTCGGAGGCTTCGGCGATGGTCTGGGCGACCACCGGATTGCCGGCAAAGCCGTCCATCATCGCAATTGCTTGCGAACCTTGGCCTGGGAATACAAAAGCAAATTTAGTCATGACTTCATCCATCTCTTTTATTATTGGCAGCAAAGCTATCATGCAAACATGACGGCTCTGCTACTGTTGAGCCCGTTAGAACTCTAATTCTAATTCAGGGTCAAAAACGCGCGAGCACGGCGCCCCAAGTGAAGCCACCACCGACGCCTTCCAGCAGGATGTTGTGGCCACGCTGCACGCGGCCATCGCGCACGGCGGCGTCCAGCGCCAGCGGGATCGAGGCGGCCGAGGTATTGCCATGCTGGTCGACGGTGACCACCATTTTTTCCATCGGCAGGCCCAGCTTCTTGGCAGTGCTGCTCATGATGCGCAGGTTGGCCTGGTGCGGGATCAGCCAATCGATCTGCTGCGCCTGCATGCCGGCTTTTTCCAGCGCTTCGTCGGCCACCTTGGCCAGTACCGACACGGCCAGCTTGAATACCGCCGGGCCGTCCATGTACAGGTAGGCTTCGCCGGCGGTGGCGCCGCTGAAGGTGTTGGGCATGCACAGGATGTCGGAGTGACTGCCGTCCGCGTGCAGGGCGGTGGCCAGGATGCCGGGCTCTTGCGACGCGCTCAGCACCACGGCGCCGGCGCCGTCGCCGAACAGCACGCAGGTGCTGCGGTCGGTGAAATCGAGGATGCGGGAAAATACTTCGGAACCGATCACCAGCACGTTCTGGTGCACGCCAGCGCGGATAAAGGCGTCGGCGGTCGACAGCGCGTAGACGAAGCCGCTGCACACGGCCTGCACGTCGACGGCGGCGCCGTGGTTGGTGATGCCCAGCTTTTGCTGCACGATGCAGGCGGTGCTGGGGAAGCTGCCGAAGAAATCCGGGGTCGAGCTGGCAACGATGATCAGGTCGATATCGTTGGGCTGCAGGCCGGCCATCGCCAGCGCATTCCTGGCGGCCTTGACCGCCAGGTCGGACGACTTTTCGTCAGGCGCGGCAAAGTGGCGCGCAGCGATGCCGCTACGGGTCGTGATCCACTCGTCCGAGGTCTCGATGCCTTTGGCAGCGAGTTGATCAGCCAGTTCCTGGTTGCTCACCCGCTTTGCCGGCAGATAACTGCCGGTGCCCATAATTTTGCTATACAAAGTCATGCCGTTCTACCGTCCACTATGTCGTTGAGGTGGGTACTTCCGGGGCTTCGGTGTTACGCGGCATCAGCTCGGTGATCAGCGTCGAAATGTGCGGCAACACGTCATTTTTTGCAGCATCATACGCTCGCTTGATCGCCCATTCAAAGGAATATGCATCGGCGCCGCCATGGCTCTTGAACACCAAGCCGCGCAAACCCAGCAGGCTGGCGCCGTTGTAACGCGACGGCGACAGCCGTTTCTTGATGTTGCTCAAGGCGCCGCGACCGATCAGCGCGCTCAGGATAG is a genomic window containing:
- the fabF gene encoding beta-ketoacyl-ACP synthase II, with product MRGSKNRRVVITGLGAVTPIGNNIADSWAAATEGKSGIATITKFDASAFSTRFAGEVKGFNIEEYISAKEARHMDTFIHYGMAAGIQAVQDSGVVVTEENADRIGVIVGSGIGGLPMIEEQKEDYDKRGPRRISPFFVPASIINMISGNLSIKYGMRGPNLSIVTACTTGLHCIGAAARLIEYGDADVMIAGGAESTVSPLGLGGFASAKALSARNDDPATASRPWDTDRDGFVLGEGAGVMVLEEYEHAKARGAKIYAEVVGFGMSADAYHMTSPLEDGSGGSKSAQAALRNAGINPDQVQYVNAHGTSTPQGDVAEVQGIKRTFGDHAKKLVVNSTKSMTGHLLGGAGGLEAVFTVLAIHHQVSPPTINIFNQDPNCDLDFCANVARDMKIEYAVKNSFGFGGTNGSLVFGKV
- the fabG gene encoding 3-oxoacyl-ACP reductase FabG produces the protein MTLANQVALVTGASRGIGKAIAQELARQGARVVGTATTEAGAEAISAYLAEIGAEAGKGMVLNVTNAEACAAVIDEITKTYGAVAILVNNAGITQDNLAMRMKDEEWDSVIATNLSAVGRLSRAVLRGMMKAKAGRIINITSVVASSGNPGQMNYAAAKAGVEGMTRALAREIGSRNITVNSVAPGFIDTDMTKSLGEEQHAALLTQIPLARLGKPEDIAAAVAFLASPQAAYITGTTLHVNGGMYMN
- a CDS encoding ketoacyl-ACP synthase III, whose product is MYSKIMGTGSYLPAKRVSNQELADQLAAKGIETSDEWITTRSGIAARHFAAPDEKSSDLAVKAARNALAMAGLQPNDIDLIIVASSTPDFFGSFPSTACIVQQKLGITNHGAAVDVQAVCSGFVYALSTADAFIRAGVHQNVLVIGSEVFSRILDFTDRSTCVLFGDGAGAVVLSASQEPGILATALHADGSHSDILCMPNTFSGATAGEAYLYMDGPAVFKLAVSVLAKVADEALEKAGMQAQQIDWLIPHQANLRIMSSTAKKLGLPMEKMVVTVDQHGNTSAASIPLALDAAVRDGRVQRGHNILLEGVGGGFTWGAVLARF
- the acpP gene encoding acyl carrier protein is translated as MSDIEQRVKKIVAEQLGVAEADIKTESSFVDDLGADSLDTVELVMALEDEFEMEIPDEQAEKITTVQQAIDYATAHVKA
- the fabD gene encoding ACP S-malonyltransferase, translated to MTKFAFVFPGQGSQAIAMMDGFAGNPVVAQTIAEASDALQFDLGKLMAEGPKEALDLTTNTQPVMLTAGVAAYRAWIAAGGAVPAVVAGHSLGEYSALVAAGVIAFKDAVPLVRFRAQAMQEAVPVGQGTMAVVLGLSDDDVRAACAEAAAAGGVVEAVNFNAPAQVVIAGETAAVERACEIAKAKGAKRAMRLPVSAPFHSSLLKPASDRLRDYLENITFSAPQIQLINNVDVAVLNDPAAIKDALVRQAAAPVRWVETVQKIGAEGITRLVECGPGKVLMGLTKRIDANLVGDAVYDQATLERVLSELK